Proteins encoded in a region of the Cytobacillus pseudoceanisediminis genome:
- a CDS encoding glycerate kinase, producing MKIVIAPDSFKESLSALEAANAIERGFKFIFPEADYKKMPMADGGEGTVQSLVDATEGSIIERTVTGPLGEPVKAFFGLMGDGKTAVIEMAAASGLHLVPSEKRNPLITSTRGTGELITAALDLGVQHIIIGIGGSATNDAGAGMIQALGGKLLDKTGSEIGQGGGSLVQLEAIDMSGLDSRIRDVHFKVACDVDNPLTGPRGASAIFGPQKGATPEMVELLDQNLGHFADVVENTLGKSFRHIEGAGAAGGIGGSLLALLNADLKKGIEIVLHAVDFENEVKDADLVITGEGKIDSQTIYGKTPIGVARAAKKHGIPVIGLAGSLSDDSDIVHEHGIDALFSIVPGVVTLPEALEKAAIYMERTARNIAASMKMNGSL from the coding sequence ATGAAAATCGTGATTGCCCCGGATTCATTTAAGGAAAGTTTATCGGCACTTGAGGCTGCGAATGCCATTGAAAGAGGTTTTAAATTCATATTTCCCGAAGCTGATTATAAAAAAATGCCGATGGCTGACGGCGGAGAAGGAACAGTCCAATCGCTTGTTGATGCAACGGAAGGTTCGATCATAGAGCGAACTGTTACAGGACCTCTCGGGGAACCTGTTAAAGCATTCTTTGGATTAATGGGGGATGGAAAGACAGCAGTCATTGAAATGGCAGCTGCGTCAGGCTTGCATTTGGTTCCTTCAGAAAAACGGAACCCCTTAATTACTTCAACCAGGGGAACAGGAGAGTTAATCACAGCTGCATTGGACTTAGGAGTTCAGCACATTATTATTGGAATTGGCGGTAGTGCTACCAATGATGCAGGAGCTGGAATGATTCAAGCCTTAGGCGGTAAACTCCTTGACAAAACCGGCAGTGAAATCGGACAAGGCGGAGGGTCGCTTGTGCAGCTGGAAGCAATAGACATGTCAGGCCTTGATTCAAGGATCCGAGATGTCCATTTCAAAGTGGCCTGTGACGTTGATAACCCTTTAACCGGTCCAAGAGGTGCCTCGGCTATCTTTGGCCCTCAAAAAGGAGCGACACCTGAGATGGTCGAGCTGCTGGATCAGAATTTAGGGCATTTCGCAGATGTGGTCGAAAACACCCTCGGCAAATCATTTCGCCATATTGAGGGAGCAGGCGCTGCCGGAGGAATAGGCGGAAGTTTGCTTGCCCTTTTAAATGCAGACTTAAAAAAAGGGATTGAAATCGTCCTTCATGCCGTAGACTTTGAAAATGAGGTAAAGGATGCGGACCTTGTCATTACTGGAGAAGGAAAAATTGACAGCCAAACCATATATGGAAAAACGCCAATCGGTGTGGCTAGAGCGGCAAAGAAACATGGGATACCGGTAATCGGTCTTGCAGGTTCTTTATCTGACGACAGCGATATTGTTCATGAACACGGAATCGATGCTCTATTCAGCATTGTTCCAGGTGTTGTAACCCTTCCTGAAGCTTTGGAAAAGGCAGCAATATATATGGAAAGAACAGCGAGAAACATAGCTGCCAGTATGAAAATGAATGGGTCATTATAA
- a CDS encoding quinone oxidoreductase family protein, translating to MKAIAVTQYGSPDVLIYTEMEIPKIKRDQVLIKVENASVNFADVKARIGQGGTGRFPFIPGLDAAGVVVEIGSEITKFKIGDRVAAFPSEGSYGEYAAAEENLTFAVPDEVALDKAAASLTVSFLSYKLLADIARIQNGETVLVHSAAGGVGTTAIQMAKILGADLVIGTVGNETKVPAAVEAGSDHVIVYEEIDFAKRVIEITGGKGADIILDSLAGSITQKSFSCLAEYGRLIQFGNSSGKPGIINTNDLHKSCRSALGYSLGTTRKKRPESLRETAQKVMQFLKEERLNIRIGNRFPLEEAAEAHKLIESRMSTGKILLDIQ from the coding sequence ATGAAAGCAATTGCAGTCACACAATACGGTAGTCCGGACGTACTAATTTACACAGAAATGGAAATTCCAAAAATAAAGCGGGATCAAGTATTGATTAAAGTGGAAAATGCAAGCGTCAATTTTGCGGATGTGAAAGCGAGAATTGGGCAGGGAGGAACTGGCCGATTTCCGTTTATTCCCGGCCTTGATGCAGCAGGGGTAGTAGTGGAAATAGGGAGTGAAATTACAAAATTCAAAATTGGAGATCGCGTCGCAGCGTTCCCTTCTGAAGGATCTTATGGTGAGTACGCTGCAGCTGAAGAAAACCTGACGTTTGCAGTGCCGGATGAAGTAGCGTTGGATAAGGCTGCAGCATCCCTGACTGTTTCTTTCTTATCTTATAAATTGCTTGCAGATATTGCAAGAATCCAAAATGGGGAAACCGTTCTGGTTCATTCAGCAGCAGGTGGGGTAGGCACTACTGCAATCCAAATGGCAAAGATATTAGGAGCAGATCTGGTTATCGGAACTGTTGGCAATGAAACGAAAGTGCCTGCTGCTGTGGAAGCAGGTTCAGATCATGTCATTGTATACGAAGAGATTGATTTTGCAAAAAGGGTAATTGAAATAACCGGTGGAAAAGGTGCGGATATTATCCTGGATTCCCTTGCCGGCAGCATAACGCAGAAAAGTTTCAGTTGTCTGGCTGAATATGGCCGACTTATCCAATTCGGCAATTCGAGCGGCAAACCAGGGATCATAAACACGAATGACCTGCATAAGAGCTGCCGTTCTGCCTTGGGCTACAGCCTCGGGACAACAAGAAAGAAGCGTCCGGAATCACTCAGGGAAACAGCACAAAAAGTCATGCAGTTTTTAAAAGAAGAGAGACTGAATATTAGAATTGGGAACAGGTTTCCTTTGGAAGAAGCAGCTGAAGCCCATAAACTGATCGAAAGCCGAATGAGTACCGGAAAAATATTGTTGGATATACAATAA
- a CDS encoding DUF1646 family protein: MIYLLVVIFIIVLVMPFLSEFVEKNLEMFLFVMGLSAALASGVLNSGLFVKAAQEPVKITLAVFIAGLLFKWFQANLERSILSVSRIMPFRLFAALTVIFLGLISSVITAIIAALVLVLIVSALRLERSSEIRLTVLACFSIGLGAALTPIGEPLSTIAISKMKEDFFFLMELVGPQITVALLFFGIMAALAVKPPISGKASFTKKPASENYEEIFVRALKIYFFVMGLTMLGAGFEPLINHFLIGLNPLLLYWINMISAVLDNATLAAAEISPSMDHFTVQSILLGLLISGGMLIPGNIPNIIAAGKLQITSKEWAVFGVPFGLVTMIGYFVLILVTGN; this comes from the coding sequence ATGATTTATTTGTTAGTGGTTATTTTCATTATTGTTCTTGTCATGCCTTTTCTTTCTGAGTTCGTGGAAAAAAATCTGGAGATGTTTTTGTTTGTGATGGGGCTTTCAGCTGCACTGGCAAGCGGAGTTCTAAATAGCGGACTTTTTGTAAAAGCAGCACAGGAACCAGTAAAAATTACGCTTGCTGTCTTTATTGCAGGTCTGCTGTTTAAATGGTTTCAGGCAAATTTGGAAAGAAGCATCCTATCCGTAAGCCGGATTATGCCTTTTCGATTATTTGCAGCTTTGACTGTGATTTTTCTTGGGTTAATTTCAAGTGTTATTACAGCTATTATCGCTGCGTTAGTTCTTGTATTAATCGTCAGTGCGCTTCGGCTGGAAAGAAGCTCTGAAATCAGGCTGACCGTACTCGCCTGTTTTTCGATTGGCCTGGGTGCAGCCTTGACGCCGATTGGCGAGCCGCTTTCCACCATTGCAATCAGTAAAATGAAAGAAGACTTCTTCTTTTTGATGGAATTGGTTGGACCGCAAATTACCGTTGCCCTCCTATTTTTCGGAATTATGGCCGCACTTGCTGTTAAGCCGCCTATTTCAGGGAAAGCGTCCTTTACTAAAAAGCCTGCTAGTGAAAACTATGAAGAAATCTTTGTCAGGGCTTTGAAAATATATTTCTTTGTCATGGGCCTGACAATGCTTGGGGCCGGGTTTGAACCGTTAATCAATCACTTTTTAATAGGTTTAAATCCGCTTTTATTATATTGGATCAATATGATCTCTGCCGTACTGGATAATGCAACACTTGCAGCTGCTGAAATTAGCCCATCAATGGACCATTTTACGGTTCAATCCATCCTCCTTGGACTGCTGATCAGCGGAGGAATGCTTATTCCAGGCAATATTCCCAATATTATTGCTGCGGGTAAACTGCAGATTACGAGTAAAGAGTGGGCAGTATTTGGTGTTCCTTTTGGGTTGGTCACGATGATTGGGTATTTTGTGCTTATATTGGTCACGGGAAATTGA
- a CDS encoding methyl-accepting chemotaxis protein, whose translation MSQLSYMLRTLIVIIPTVLIISVAVCVGNGLKGNAFWITIAFIMILGSLAGILSAFMNYRKFIAPISKINAFIDELADGNMSTRLDEKSVGQLGSIASALNHTAAAWQEVLNKVVIASNEVTQYAQQLSSGAQQTNMATSHIAEVIEEVAAGADNQVKGVGTASHVIMQMSESLTQVAANSEQVTEQINDSLEKANHGSASISTAACQMNSIHVNVQDLSKVVKGLGQRSQEIGKIIEVITGIAAQTNLLALNAAIEAARAGEQGKGFAVVANEVRNLAEKSAESTLQISQLISKIQEETNQVVQTMDLVNHEVTEGMEVMKDAGDSFAQIQQSVSTVTNQMEEVASAIQQMSVGSQKMVQSMDEISHVANESAMATQSVLASTEEQAASMEEISLSADQLTSMAEDLKGLISRFKL comes from the coding sequence ATGAGTCAACTAAGCTATATGCTCCGTACTTTAATCGTTATTATCCCGACTGTATTGATCATAAGCGTTGCAGTATGCGTTGGTAATGGATTGAAAGGCAATGCGTTTTGGATTACCATTGCTTTTATTATGATTCTCGGTTCGCTTGCTGGAATATTATCCGCATTTATGAACTACCGAAAGTTTATTGCACCCATCAGCAAAATTAATGCCTTTATCGATGAACTTGCAGATGGAAATATGTCCACAAGACTTGACGAAAAATCAGTGGGACAGCTTGGATCGATTGCTTCAGCTTTGAATCATACTGCAGCTGCCTGGCAGGAAGTGCTGAATAAAGTGGTTATAGCTTCTAACGAAGTCACACAATATGCACAGCAGCTATCATCAGGTGCCCAGCAGACAAATATGGCAACAAGCCACATAGCTGAGGTCATTGAAGAAGTAGCAGCAGGTGCCGATAATCAGGTCAAGGGGGTCGGAACTGCTTCCCATGTCATCATGCAGATGTCCGAAAGCCTGACACAGGTTGCGGCAAATTCAGAACAGGTTACAGAGCAAATCAACGATTCACTGGAAAAGGCAAATCATGGTTCTGCATCCATTTCAACAGCAGCATGCCAAATGAACTCCATTCATGTAAATGTACAGGATTTATCCAAAGTAGTAAAAGGCCTTGGCCAGCGGTCACAGGAGATCGGAAAGATTATCGAAGTGATTACAGGCATTGCCGCTCAAACAAATCTTCTGGCTTTAAATGCTGCTATTGAAGCGGCCCGCGCAGGAGAGCAGGGAAAAGGCTTTGCCGTTGTAGCAAACGAGGTTAGAAACCTCGCTGAAAAGTCTGCAGAATCCACCCTGCAAATCAGCCAGCTGATATCAAAAATCCAGGAAGAAACCAATCAGGTTGTCCAGACAATGGACTTGGTTAATCATGAAGTAACTGAAGGAATGGAAGTCATGAAGGATGCAGGTGATTCTTTCGCACAAATCCAGCAGTCAGTCAGCACGGTGACGAATCAAATGGAGGAAGTCGCTTCAGCCATTCAGCAAATGTCTGTCGGTTCGCAGAAAATGGTTCAGTCCATGGACGAAATTTCCCATGTGGCAAATGAATCAGCCATGGCCACACAAAGTGTACTTGCTTCAACGGAAGAACAGGCTGCATCAATGGAGGAAATTTCACTCTCTGCTGACCAGCTTACGAGCATGGCGGAGGATTTGAAAGGGTTGATCAGCAGATTTAAGTTATAG
- a CDS encoding nuclease-related domain-containing protein yields MIEKERRVPEIIMQLHALLRRIPEMEHGREKAASELNKRKAGFIGEQKLDYYLDFLDEKKYRIFHGLRLSNRKQFFHMDTLLLTKRFAMILKVKNWNGTFILEPNFHQLIRIHNEKEEAFHDPISKAEHQSRQLKKRLAANGFPDIPIEFDVFISSPSTIKKSPSKQTSSKVLHAHRLLSKLTSIEKSYSIERLNEKQIKKLAIHY; encoded by the coding sequence TTGATCGAAAAAGAAAGGAGGGTACCAGAAATCATTATGCAGCTTCATGCACTTTTAAGGCGTATTCCAGAAATGGAACATGGGAGGGAGAAAGCTGCATCTGAATTAAACAAGCGCAAAGCTGGATTTATAGGTGAACAAAAGCTGGATTATTATTTAGATTTTCTGGATGAAAAGAAATATAGAATCTTTCATGGGCTGCGTCTTTCAAATAGAAAACAATTTTTTCATATGGATACTTTACTCCTTACAAAAAGATTTGCCATGATCCTTAAGGTAAAAAACTGGAACGGAACCTTCATCCTTGAACCCAATTTCCACCAGCTCATCCGAATCCATAACGAAAAGGAGGAAGCTTTCCACGACCCGATTTCCAAAGCTGAACACCAAAGCCGGCAATTAAAAAAGAGGCTGGCTGCAAATGGTTTCCCGGATATCCCGATAGAATTTGACGTCTTTATCAGCAGTCCTTCCACCATCAAAAAATCACCTTCTAAACAAACCTCCAGTAAAGTTCTTCATGCACACCGACTATTAAGTAAACTGACCTCTATTGAAAAATCATATTCTATTGAGAGATTAAATGAAAAACAAATAAAAAAATTAGCCATACACTATTGA
- a CDS encoding hydroxymethylglutaryl-CoA lyase: MIEICEVGPRDGLQNECKIVPTETKVDLITRLIDSGIRNIEAVSFVNPKVVPPMADAEEVLKSLPKRNGVRFGGLVLSRSGLERALKTDVDFLHVVTTTSDSFNLRNVKRTVEQAVGELSLVIKEGAASGKGVAGVLGTAFGCPFEGDVPLENVLKVAERFIEAGCTEITLADTTGMAYPIQVQKIAESFFDAFGKDLSLGLHFHNTRGLGLANVLAGYQAGVRRFDSSIAGLGGCPFAPKAVGNVCTEDMINMFHGMGVNTGTDLPSVLETAKWMETVMERPLDGMLMKAGIA, from the coding sequence ATGATTGAAATTTGTGAAGTTGGTCCGCGCGATGGATTGCAAAATGAGTGCAAAATTGTTCCAACGGAAACAAAAGTTGATTTGATTACAAGATTAATTGATTCCGGCATCCGCAATATAGAAGCTGTTTCTTTTGTCAATCCGAAGGTTGTTCCTCCCATGGCTGATGCAGAGGAAGTTTTGAAATCGCTTCCTAAAAGAAATGGCGTCCGGTTCGGCGGCCTGGTTTTAAGCCGCTCTGGTCTTGAACGGGCACTCAAGACCGATGTGGATTTTCTTCATGTTGTTACAACAACAAGTGATTCATTCAATTTACGGAATGTGAAAAGGACTGTTGAGCAGGCTGTTGGAGAACTCTCTTTAGTGATTAAGGAAGGAGCTGCATCAGGAAAGGGTGTGGCAGGGGTGTTGGGAACGGCATTCGGCTGCCCTTTTGAAGGTGATGTACCTTTGGAAAACGTCCTGAAAGTGGCAGAGAGATTTATAGAAGCCGGCTGTACGGAAATCACCCTCGCTGATACAACGGGTATGGCTTATCCCATCCAGGTCCAAAAAATAGCAGAGTCATTTTTTGATGCCTTTGGAAAGGACCTTTCGCTTGGCCTCCATTTCCATAATACACGCGGTTTGGGACTGGCAAATGTTTTGGCGGGATATCAGGCAGGTGTCCGCCGCTTTGATTCCTCCATTGCCGGGCTTGGCGGATGTCCATTTGCCCCAAAAGCAGTCGGAAATGTTTGTACAGAAGATATGATCAATATGTTCCACGGAATGGGTGTTAATACAGGGACAGACCTTCCTTCAGTACTGGAAACAGCAAAGTGGATGGAAACAGTGATGGAACGGCCGCTTGATGGGATGTTGATGAAGGCGGGAATAGCTTAA
- a CDS encoding GntR family transcriptional regulator — protein MDAYEFIRDAIIEGKFVPGMRLAEESLAKEMNLSRTPIREAIKQLEAEGLVIPLKRGVSVRHFTKDDIRQIYDLRTLLEGYAASQAAIHRTENDLLEMERANILYEEAISRYVESDMDSLKDIVQVNQKFHETIVAASKNEHIHFHISKVVVVPIVFRSFYWYNSFQLKQSLEVHKTILEAIKNREPERARIAMHEHIYQGRDHVLKHLEQIKNIHLLKEEVK, from the coding sequence ATGGATGCATACGAATTTATTAGAGATGCCATTATTGAAGGGAAATTTGTCCCTGGCATGCGGCTTGCTGAGGAATCATTGGCTAAAGAAATGAATCTTAGCCGCACTCCTATTAGAGAGGCTATTAAGCAGCTTGAAGCAGAAGGCCTCGTCATTCCATTAAAGCGCGGTGTCAGCGTAAGGCATTTTACAAAAGATGATATCCGGCAAATCTATGACCTGCGCACTCTTCTGGAAGGGTACGCTGCCAGTCAGGCGGCGATACACCGGACAGAAAATGATCTGCTGGAAATGGAAAGAGCTAATATTTTATATGAAGAAGCCATTAGCCGATATGTGGAATCTGATATGGACAGCCTGAAAGATATTGTTCAGGTAAACCAGAAGTTTCATGAAACGATAGTGGCTGCTTCAAAAAATGAGCATATACATTTCCATATTTCAAAGGTTGTCGTGGTTCCAATCGTGTTCAGATCCTTCTATTGGTATAACAGCTTTCAGCTTAAACAATCCCTAGAGGTACATAAAACCATTTTGGAAGCAATCAAAAATCGGGAACCCGAGCGTGCCCGCATTGCCATGCATGAGCATATTTATCAAGGCCGTGATCATGTTTTGAAGCACCTGGAACAAATTAAAAACATTCATCTGCTAAAGGAGGAAGTAAAATGA
- a CDS encoding CaiB/BaiF CoA transferase family protein produces the protein MSEKQLPLEDIRVIELGTLLAGPFSGRLLGDFGAEIIKVEPPGKSDPMRNWGKSKDGIGLWWPIQSRNKKSISLNLREEEGQQVLRELIKEADVVIENFRPGTMEKWNLSYEALSEINPKLIMVRTSGYGQTGPYKHRAGFGSVGEAMGGLRNVTGFPDRPPSRIGVSMGDTLAALFATIGCLVALHERERSGKGQVVDTALYESVFSVMESIIPDYLLAGYIRERMGNILPGVAPSNIYFTQDKTYIVIGANADGVFRRLCEAMEQPELADDTRFATHHARGENMKLLDSMIEEWTKTLPAKEALKILEDKGVPSGLIYTAKDILEDPHYKERDMIIKVDHPQLGEFPMPGIVPKLSRTPGEVKHAGPEEMGKHNHEIYTGLLGFDEERLEELKKNNII, from the coding sequence ATGTCAGAAAAACAGCTTCCACTGGAAGATATCAGAGTCATCGAGCTGGGCACGCTTTTAGCAGGACCATTCTCCGGACGGCTTCTAGGTGACTTCGGTGCTGAAATTATTAAAGTCGAGCCTCCGGGTAAATCAGATCCCATGAGAAATTGGGGAAAATCAAAAGATGGAATAGGGCTTTGGTGGCCTATTCAATCGCGGAATAAAAAATCGATTTCGTTAAATCTCAGGGAGGAAGAAGGACAGCAGGTTTTAAGGGAGCTTATTAAAGAAGCCGATGTTGTCATTGAGAATTTCCGCCCGGGGACAATGGAAAAATGGAATCTATCCTATGAAGCACTTTCCGAAATCAACCCTAAATTAATCATGGTACGGACTTCGGGCTATGGACAGACAGGACCCTATAAGCATCGAGCAGGATTTGGCAGCGTCGGTGAAGCAATGGGCGGGCTCAGAAATGTAACCGGTTTCCCTGACAGGCCGCCATCAAGAATTGGTGTATCAATGGGTGATACGCTGGCTGCACTTTTTGCTACAATTGGCTGTCTTGTTGCATTACACGAGAGGGAGCGCTCCGGAAAGGGACAGGTTGTCGATACGGCCCTCTATGAATCTGTATTCTCCGTAATGGAAAGCATTATTCCGGATTATCTTTTAGCAGGATACATAAGGGAAAGGATGGGCAATATCCTGCCAGGTGTAGCTCCCTCCAACATTTACTTCACGCAGGACAAAACTTACATCGTTATAGGAGCCAATGCAGATGGAGTGTTCCGCAGGTTATGCGAGGCCATGGAGCAGCCGGAATTGGCAGATGACACAAGATTCGCGACCCACCATGCAAGAGGAGAAAACATGAAGCTTCTTGATTCCATGATCGAGGAATGGACAAAGACTCTCCCTGCTAAAGAAGCGCTTAAAATTCTTGAAGATAAGGGCGTTCCATCAGGGCTCATTTATACAGCTAAAGATATTCTGGAAGATCCGCATTATAAGGAACGCGACATGATTATTAAAGTAGATCATCCGCAGCTGGGAGAATTCCCGATGCCTGGCATTGTGCCAAAATTAAGCAGGACACCAGGGGAAGTGAAGCATGCCGGCCCGGAAGAAATGGGCAAGCATAATCATGAAATATACACTGGCCTTCTTGGGTTCGATGAAGAGAGATTAGAAGAATTGAAGAAAAATAATATCATTTAG
- the leuC gene encoding 3-isopropylmalate dehydratase large subunit: protein MGRTLYEKIWEKHVVVDEQDQPSLLYIDLHLVHEVTSPQAFEGLRIKNRKVRRPDLTVATMDHSIPTTDRSLPFKDQIAKKQVDALANNCREFGIQLFDLDSRNQGIVHVIAPELGLTQPGMTIVCGDSHTSTHGAFGALAFGIGTSEVEHVLATQTLKQFKSKTLAINIHGTLPQGTTAKDLILSIIGNYGHDFATGYVVEYRGEAIRNLTMEERMTICNMSIEMGARAGLIQPDEKTFNYLKGKQAFPDGMEWEEALAEWKKYYTDEDAEFDLTADFNADEIIPQVTWGTNPGQVAGITEVIPLMEDLPADQIGPAKKALKYMGLQPGTPITEIGINKVFIGSCTNSRIEDLRKAAKIVNGYKVAEQVEALVVPGSQLVKMQAEAEGLDQIFISAGFQWREAGCSMCLGMNEDLVLPEERCASTSNRNFEGRQGRNARTHLVSPEMAAAAAIAGRFIDVREWPVKYSKEVSVQ from the coding sequence ATGGGGCGGACCTTATATGAGAAAATCTGGGAAAAACATGTAGTCGTGGATGAACAGGATCAGCCTTCCCTTTTGTACATTGATCTTCATTTAGTGCATGAGGTCACATCACCACAGGCATTTGAAGGCTTAAGAATTAAGAATCGCAAAGTGAGAAGGCCGGATCTGACTGTGGCTACCATGGATCACAGCATCCCAACAACCGACCGTTCTCTTCCTTTTAAAGACCAAATCGCCAAAAAGCAAGTTGACGCTCTGGCAAACAACTGCAGGGAGTTTGGCATACAGCTTTTTGACCTGGATAGCCGAAATCAGGGTATTGTACACGTCATTGCCCCGGAGCTTGGCTTAACACAGCCCGGGATGACCATTGTCTGCGGTGACAGCCATACCTCTACACATGGAGCTTTCGGGGCACTTGCCTTTGGCATTGGCACAAGTGAAGTAGAACATGTCCTTGCCACTCAGACATTAAAGCAATTTAAATCCAAAACATTAGCAATTAATATACATGGCACTTTGCCGCAAGGAACTACTGCCAAAGATCTTATACTTTCAATCATTGGAAATTATGGCCACGATTTTGCTACTGGCTATGTTGTGGAGTATCGCGGTGAAGCGATTCGTAATTTAACAATGGAAGAGCGAATGACCATTTGCAATATGAGCATTGAAATGGGAGCAAGGGCAGGACTGATTCAGCCTGACGAAAAAACCTTCAATTATTTGAAAGGGAAACAAGCATTTCCTGATGGAATGGAGTGGGAAGAGGCTCTTGCAGAATGGAAGAAATATTATACTGACGAAGATGCCGAATTTGATCTGACTGCTGACTTTAATGCAGATGAAATAATCCCGCAGGTTACCTGGGGGACAAATCCAGGCCAGGTGGCAGGTATTACAGAAGTTATACCGCTAATGGAAGATCTGCCTGCAGATCAAATAGGACCAGCTAAAAAAGCATTAAAGTACATGGGCCTTCAGCCAGGAACACCCATTACAGAAATAGGAATCAATAAAGTCTTTATCGGCTCCTGTACAAACAGCCGAATAGAAGATCTTCGAAAAGCGGCAAAAATCGTAAACGGTTACAAAGTTGCTGAACAGGTGGAAGCGCTAGTTGTTCCTGGTTCACAGCTTGTAAAAATGCAGGCAGAAGCTGAAGGTCTAGATCAAATTTTTATCAGCGCCGGTTTTCAATGGAGAGAAGCAGGATGCAGCATGTGCCTCGGTATGAATGAGGATTTGGTTCTTCCGGAAGAACGCTGTGCATCGACCTCCAACCGGAATTTTGAAGGCAGGCAGGGAAGAAATGCGAGGACCCATTTGGTCAGTCCTGAAATGGCTGCTGCTGCAGCGATTGCCGGCCGGTTTATAGATGTAAGGGAGTGGCCTGTTAAATATAGCAAGGAGGTCAGTGTACAATGA
- the leuD gene encoding 3-isopropylmalate dehydratase small subunit has translation MKSFTRSTGIVAPLDAANVDTDAIIPKQFLKRIERTGFGEFLFYEWRYEDGREKPDFILNREPYRNAPILLARKNFGCGSSREHAPWAIAEYGIRVILASSFADIFYNNCFKNGILPIVLPEKDIEVLFQKSNESPGYQLSVDLENQRIEDSFGYMVEFDIVSYRKDQLLKGLDEIGATLQSAELIDSYESAHKIFYKLEV, from the coding sequence ATGAAGTCTTTTACCAGATCTACAGGCATAGTTGCTCCACTTGATGCTGCAAATGTTGATACAGATGCCATCATTCCAAAACAGTTTTTAAAAAGAATTGAAAGAACTGGGTTTGGCGAATTCCTCTTCTACGAATGGCGATACGAAGATGGCAGGGAAAAACCGGATTTCATTCTAAATCGGGAACCTTACCGGAATGCACCGATTCTGCTGGCAAGGAAAAACTTTGGCTGCGGCTCATCCAGAGAGCACGCACCCTGGGCGATTGCAGAATATGGGATTAGAGTGATCCTGGCATCATCATTCGCAGATATTTTCTATAATAATTGTTTTAAAAATGGCATCCTGCCAATAGTCTTGCCTGAAAAGGATATTGAAGTTTTGTTTCAAAAAAGCAATGAATCACCTGGTTATCAGCTGAGCGTAGATTTAGAGAATCAAAGAATTGAGGACTCCTTCGGGTACATGGTCGAATTCGATATCGTTTCTTATCGAAAAGATCAGCTGTTAAAGGGGCTGGACGAAATCGGGGCCACGCTTCAATCAGCTGAATTAATTGACTCCTATGAATCGGCACATAAGATTTTCTATAAGCTGGAGGTTTAA